The following nucleotide sequence is from Larus michahellis chromosome 10, bLarMic1.1, whole genome shotgun sequence.
CCACACCGGCATTGAGAAAGAGAGCAAAGTGGATATATTTTTGCCTGTGGATGTAAAGGTGGGAAGATGGGTGTGCTGAAGGGTCTCTGTGTTGGTGCAGGGGCCGACCCAGCCAAACCTGCTGCTGGCaaggctggggctgaggggaacATCCCATGCGCGGCTCCCGGGATGTGCCCTGGGGAGTGTTTCAGTGAGGcagcttttaatgttttttgaaaaGAGAAGGAGTAGAAAATACAGAGGTACATGGGGGAGTTGACGGTGCTAGGACAACTTTCCACCTCTTGAGACTTTTGGACTTCAGCGTGCTTTAGCTCTCTCCAGTCCCGCTATGATCCTCCCAGCCTCCTTGCCTTTATGGGGGCGAAAGGTGAGGATCTGGAGGTGCTGGCAGGGGTAACATCCTCACGCTGCACCTCTCCATAGGACCAGGCGAGCTTGTGTGCGCCCTCTCAACCCCTGCGCACTTGCCCTTGGGCCCTTGCTGGTGCCACAGCACCCCGGGGGACAGTGGGACAGCAGAGCTTGGAGGTCGGCTGGACCTCTTGCCCACCCAGCACTGGGTGACCCTTGAGCAATTGTTTCCCAAGAGCTGCGCATTCACACCCTGTTCATCCTCCAGGATGCTTGGCATGGATAGAGGCTTGggtacttttttccccccatacctGTAGGATATGCTATTGGGTGGGGGCTAGCCCAAAAATCTATTGCTGTGGCTGCTGGAACTCCTCCAgaccctgggctggggacaccctggctGTGGAGCCgacaggagatggggcagggacGGGCTCCACGCGGGGATGTTGGTGGAGATGTTGCGTGCGGGGCTGCCAGGGCCCGGAGCCGGGGCTCTCCCTCTCGTTCCTCCCCAGCACTGATGTCTCCCTTGTCGTTTTTTGCCGCTCTCTCTGCCCGTGCCGCCAGGACCTGCCTTCCCTGGCCTCCAGCAGAGAGATGGTATGCCTCCATCCTCCCGGCAtgtccgtgtgtccccctccccttctcGTTTCACACCAGACCCCCCCTGCCCTCCGTCCCCGCACGGGGGGCTGTTGATGGTGTGTCTCCTCTCCCCATGCTCGCAGGATTCCTGTTCCCAGGACTCGAACACCGAGATGGTAGGCTGTTCTGCCCGCTTGATGCCCGGTTTTCCCTTCTCCCGGTGGTGTTTTTCTGCATGCTGTGCTCCGGGCACCCCggctccatcacctccctggggtGTGGGTACTGTGTGGGGCTGCTGTAACGAGGGGCAGCCGTGTAACGAGATGCACTTTGGTGCTGCTGGGCTGTTCTTGAGATGTGAGCTAAAACTCCCGCATTTCTCTTGGCATGCcgtgatttttgattttttttcttccttttttctatcggggggagggaaaagaagaaagaaagaaagaaaaaaaaaaaaaaaaaggctggactGTCTTTAtccaaaatcccccaaactgaTCCCAAAGGGACCCACGCTTGCTGGAGAGCACCTGGGTTTGCGTGTCCAGACTGTTTacctggtgggggggggctcTTGAGGTTGGATGGGCTCTTGAGGTTGGATGGGCTCTTCCGCCGTCGGGGTGACGCCGTCTCCCTGTATTCTGTGGCAGATGGTGGGGGGCTGTTGCTGCTGCCCATCGCTGGTAGAGTACCCTGGCCCTGAGGAGGTATGCCCCGCGCCTGCCGCGTCCCGCACCCCCTTCCCCGCCACCGGCTCATGGCACCCTCCAGTCCCGGTCAGGGACCCCCACGCTGCGGCTGGATGGCACCAAGGGTGGTGCGATGTCTCCGcaatctctttctcttccctctttgttGTGGGGCTCAGTCTCCTGGAGTAGGGGGTTTTGCTTGGGGTACAGGCGGCAGCCTCTGCCGGGGAAAAGATCAGCCGGGATCTTTCTGAGCTGTGGATCTCCAATTTCACAGCTCCAGCGCTGGAGCGGCTGCCTGTCTGCTGCAATTAAACCCACCGAGGAGGGGCTTGCCATCCCCACCGGTGGGGACCCTGCAGCTGAACGCTGTGATTTTAGGGCTCCCCCTGTCACCCGCAGGTTGTGGTTGGAGATGGTCGGAGGTGGACGTGCGCCAGCGTTGGTcacagcatccctgccagggGCTCTCTGGGAAACATCGGTTTTGAGATGGTCTTTGCTGGGAGTGAAACAGGGGGGCTCGGGGGTGCGTGGCTGGGGCTGGGTGATCTCCCAGAGCAGCGGTACGGTGACAAGCATCACCGCCCCGAGCCTGGATGACTTTTGGTAGTTTAATGCTGCAGTTCCCGTGAGATGGGTGTCAGGTGGCTCCTTGGTTGAGAAGCCTTTTGCTGTGGCACTGGCCAGTTTTCCTTTGCCTCCCTTTCCCACCCTTTGCCGGTCTCGGCCCTGACACTTCAGGTGATCTCCATCCCCAGGTGAAGACGGAGATCAGCGTGGAGAGCAAGCACCAGACCCTGCAGGGCCTGGCCTTCCCCTTGCAGCTGGATGCTCAGCAAGCCATCCAGGCGctcaagcagaagaaaatcaaCTACATCCAGCTGGTAGGTCCCTCAGGTGGCTCCGCACCCCGCTGCCCCTGCCTCTTGCTGCCGCCTCTCACTCCTGTCCACTCCCACATCCCCCTCTTGTCCATCAGAAGCTGGATCTGGAGCGGGAAACCATCGACCTGGTGCACACAAGCCCCACGGAGATCGCTGACCTGCCCAAGAGGATCCCCCAGGACTCTGCTCGCTACCATTTCTTCCTGTACAAACACTCACACGAGGGAGACTACCTGGAGTCCGTCGGTGAGTGCCCTGGCACCGGGGGGATGCGAGTAGAGCCCACACTGGTCCCCACGCTCTAGACCACGGCTCGTGTGGGGAGCaaacggggatggggatggtatGGCAGGGGACCTTGAGTTGGTTCCCACTTGCCGTCCATCCgtggtgggggctgctggcacGTTCTTTGGTGCCAAGAGAAGGTCCTATGTGTGGTGCAGGGTTTTCCAGGTGCTGCCATGGGCAAATCTGTACAGCCATTGTGTTCCAGGCATACTAGAGctgggggaggtttggggaggggtggtgggatggggatggcttCGCCTTCTGATGATGAGTAGACTCTCGGGGCTGGAAAAGCCATGATTGGGCTGGGATGCAGCTGCCGGGTGCTCCATGGCCATGCGCCCGGGCAGCACCACAAGCCCTGCTCTCTTCTCGCAGTCTTCATCTACTCCATGCCCGGGTACAAATGCAGCATCAAGGAGCGCATGCTCTACTCCAGCTGCAAGAGCCGGTTGCTGGACACCGTGGAGCAGGAGTTTTGCCTGGAGATAGCCAAGAAGGTAAGTGCAAGCCTGCCCAGAGGTGATGGAGCAGAGATCCATGCCAGGCATCGGCAAAGGAACATGCCACTGCCTTGGTCCAGCTGTACTGGTGGGCTCAGGGGGGAAGGGAATTGGGTGCCCCAAAGGTGGGTGTGGAGACCCCGCTAACCCCCCCTCGCCGCTCCTGGGTGCAGATCGAGATCGACGATGGAGCTGAGCTGACGGCGGAGTTCCTCTACGAGGAGGTGCACCCCAAGCAGCACGCCTTCAAGCAGGCCTTCGCCAAGCCCAAGGGGCCCGTGGGGAAACGGGGACAGAAGCGGCTGATTAAGGGGCCGGACGAGAACGGCGAGGACAGTTAGATCCCGCAGGACCGGGCGGTGAACGGACAGCATCCCCGCGGCGCTTCCCGGCTTCCTCTCCGCTGACCTGGGGATCTTCCCCTCCATGTCagcctatattttttttttccccttctttttcctatttcattcctttttttaaacgTCAGGATGGCTTGTTGCACCTGGGGGCAGAGCGATGGGGAGGGTTCAGGGTTGTTGGTGTTTCTTTTCCCTGCGTCCTTGTgcgagccccggggctgccggagGAGGACGGGAGCAGCAGGGTCGTGTCCCGCAGCCTTGCTCCTGTCCACCCCGGGTCACAGCCGCTGCTCTGGGTGTCCCCTGGGTGACTGAAGGACGCACTCGCCTGCAAGCTGCTCTATGCAAAGCGAAGGGGATGGTGTTGGGGATTCCtgtttgaaaagagaaaatgcttctttccctgctcccccagcccccagatTTTGCTCCCCCCGTCCCTCTCTCGGTGTGCGTGGcccctctgccccaggcctggagcgaTCCTGCACCCCATCAGGGTGCGGGCAGGACCCCTCCCCGCGGCATGGGCTTTGCTGGCAGGAGTTTGTCCCTGGGGGGAGCCAGCAGGAGGGAAGCAGAAGTCCTGAGCTCATTCTGGCCTTGGGAAAAGGTCACTCTGCCTTTTGGTGATATTTGCATCTACTTTTTGACACCCCCCAATAAGGCTTTCCCCCTGGGAGGGAGCTGTTACAGCCCTGACGGAGCCCCATCCCTGTTTAGGATGGGAGCTGTGAGGGGCCTGAGCCCTGGTCCGCCCTGTGCCCCAGTCCCTACTGTCACCCCCCTGGtttgctgctggctctctggTCTGGGGCAGCCCCATGTCTTAAAAATCACGTGGGCCACCCCAAATCCTCGTGTGGGGAAGTGTGGCAGCCCTTATGTGCCCCCTCACGGTCGTCCCCAGCCACCAAGGGCCATCACCAGCTCTCGGGGATGACCTTGGCGCTGAGAATGGGGCTTCAGCGGGGGCTTTGGTGGTGAGAGCACCTTGCTGCTGGGTACCAGCGAGGGCTCAAGAGCCACCTGCCTCCCTGGGAAGATTGAAATGGGGTCCATGAAACCTGCCCTCCCCTTTTCTGCCGCCCTGGCAAATGTGGCGTCATTGCCTTGGCCTGGGGGGAGCAGGAGTGGGGCGGTGGGGGAGGTCGAAGCTGGGGGGAGCAGAGCACACTGTACTGAACGCTGTATTTTCTaaagaataaagtattttta
It contains:
- the LOC141749490 gene encoding LOW QUALITY PROTEIN: uncharacterized protein LOC141749490 (The sequence of the model RefSeq protein was modified relative to this genomic sequence to represent the inferred CDS: deleted 2 bases in 1 codon) → MLSQEIQIFSLNLGAYVLEKDVEVAWASGAQPPCLYGGESNCFPRAAHSHPVHPPGCLAWIEAWVLFSPHTCRICYWVGASPKIYCCGCWNSSRPWAGDTLAVEPTGDGAGTGSTRGCWWRCCVRGCQGPEPGLSLSFLPSTDVSLVVFCRSLCPCRQDLPSLASSREMVCLHPPGMSVCPPPLLVSHDPPCPPSPHGGLLMVCLLSPCSQDSCSQDSNTEMVGCSARLMPGFPFSRWCFSACCAPGTPAPSPPWGVGTVWGCCNEGQPCNEMHFGAAGLFLRCELKLPHFSWHAVIFDFFSSFFLSGGGKRRKKERKKKKKRLDCLYPKSPKLIPKGPTLAGEHLGLRVQTVYLVGGGS
- the TWF2 gene encoding twinfilin-2 isoform X2 → MTHQTGIHATTELRDFFAKARNGSVRLIKVIIEDEQLVLGAHKELSRRWDNDYDAFVLPLLDEQQPCYVLYRLDSQNAQGYEWLFISWSPDSSPVRLKMLYAATRATVKKEFGGGHIKDEMFGTVKEDVSLSGYQKHVSSCSAPAPLTAAEQELQQIRINEVKTEISVESKHQTLQGLAFPLQLDAQQAIQALKQKKINYIQLKLDLERETIDLVHTSPTEIADLPKRIPQDSARYHFFLYKHSHEGDYLESVVFIYSMPGYKCSIKERMLYSSCKSRLLDTVEQEFCLEIAKKIEIDDGAELTAEFLYEEVHPKQHAFKQAFAKPKGPVGKRGQKRLIKGPDENGEDS